In Vanessa cardui chromosome 6, ilVanCard2.1, whole genome shotgun sequence, the following proteins share a genomic window:
- the LOC124530286 gene encoding uncharacterized protein LOC124530286 isoform X3, which translates to MYSRLLKIPKDISAVRNVQHIREVAKSITPATIHLQKYHSDSKNNNYDRFQKYSYKYILYSLAAGVVGYTSYKIWLQYQVFPAITAAEDVAKTDSENETETRKKRYRKEKIGFRDRKIIEYENRMRAYSTPDKIFRYFATVKLTYGENTEVFMTPDDFLRAITPGMKQPDGLGLDQYRRYDPKNMDETISHRLNLDLDEDSIFYKLGSSGLITFSDYIFLLTVLSNGGVVAEHVEVDGVYVEEALEHGAAQLAEVVAPQRGRAAAVARAVGGAAARQRGPQPQPPHHRGRVARQRLHLRHHREVDGARRAEPVVRRPVLVERVRARRGARYQVRDELVERRPERLDRPQLLRCRLPVLGHDLPRELPVVGRRDVLQLVPVRRQQPDEGLPHDQQRDDPGRRYRVSEFLLARPRELLSS; encoded by the exons ATGTATTCTCGACTTCTTAAAATACCAAAAGATATATCAGCCGTGCGTAACGTTCAACACATTCGCGAAGTTGCTAAGTCTATTACGCCAGCGACCattcatttacaaaaatatcatagcgattcaaaaaacaataactatgaccgttttcaaaaatattcttataaatacattttatactcATTAGCTGCAGGCGTTGTGGGGTATACGTCTTATAAAATATG GTTGCAATACCAAGTATTTCCAGCTATAACTGCAGCTGAAGACGTTGCTAAAACGGACTCAGAGAATGAAactgaaacaagaaaaaaaagatacagAAAAGAAAAAATTGGATTCAGGGACAGAAAG ataattgaatatgaaaatcGTATGAGAGCTTATTCGACTCCTGACAAAATATTCAGATATTTTGCGACAGTTAAGTTAACATATGGAGAAAATACTGAAGTGTTTATGACACCTGATGACTTTTTGAGAGCTATAACGCCGGGCATGAAGCAGCCTGATG GTTTAGGACTAGATCAGTACAGAAGATATGATCCAAAA AACATGGATGAG ACCATCAGTCACCGACTCAACCTGGACCTAGACGAGGACTCGATATTCTACAAGCTGGGATCCTCCGGCCTCATCACCTTCAGCGACTACATCTTCCTGCTGACGGTGCTGTCGA ACGGCGGCGTCGTAGCCGAACATGTCGAAGTCGACGGCGTATATGTCGAGGAGGCGCTCGAGCATGGGGCGGCGCAGCTGGCCGAAGTAGTGGCGCCGCAGCGCGGCCGTGCGGCGGCCGTCGCGCGAGCGGttggcggcgcggcggcgcgccaGCGCGGGCCCCAGCCCCAGCCGCCGCACCACCGCGGCCGAGTCGCGCGCCAGCGTCTCCACCTTCGCCACCACCGAGAAGTTGACGGCGCACGGCGTGCAGAACCGGTAGTACGGCGCCCAGTGCTCGTCGAACGCGTCCGCGCCCGCCGGGGCGCTCGCTATCAGGTACGCGACGAACTCGTAGAACGTCGGCCCGAACGACTTGATCGGCCCCAGCTCCTTCGTTGCCGCCTGCCGGTGCTCGGCCACGATCTTCCGCGCGAGCTTCCTGTAGTAGGGCGGCGTGATGTTCTCCAGCTTGTCCCGGTACGCCGACAGCAGCCGGACGAAGGGCTCCCGCACGACCAGCAGCGAGACGACCCCGGGCGTCGCTATCGTGTCTCGGAGTTCCTCCTCGCTCGGCCTCGGGAACTTCTTTCGAGCTAG